CCGCACTGCTTCTTCTTTGAACGCCCTGTCATACTTGCGCCGCAACCGGTTCGCACTTGCAGGACTTAATGCTTGTTCTTGTTTCTTCATGACACAATATTAAGTTAGATTTGTGTCCGCCTAAATCAGACCACCTCAGGGTAACCGAAATGCACGGAAAATATTCCGTACTCATTAATAAGTAGGCGTATTCGCGAGCGGGTGCTATTTCTTTGTCAGGCTTTCGTAAAGTACGGGTACTACAAAAAGGGTTAGGACTGTGGCAATGGTCAATCCTCCTGCGATAGAGATGGCCAGTGGCATTCGTAATTCCACTCCTTGTCCAACGTCGAATGCGGAGGGCAACATCCCCAAGACGGCAGTGATGGTATTAATGATAATCGGACGAGCGCGATAACGTCCAGCCAGCAAGATGGCCGTCCGAGTGTCGTGCCCCTGCTGTCGGGCATAATTAATAAAATCTATTTTAAGGATAGCATCGTTGTCCACAATGCCGACCAAGACAATACACCCGGTCAGGCTCATCAGGTTAATGGTTTGACCTGTTAGCCAGAGTGTCAGAATAACCCCGGCAATGGCCAAGGGAACCACCGTCATGATGATGAGGGGTTGCTTCAAGTTTTCAAATTCGGCGACCAAGATTAAATAGACTAGGACAAAAGAAAATAAAAGAGACCAAATAAGGGCTTGTAAACTGGATAAAAAAGCTTCGTTTCCTCCGTGGACATCCGCTTTAATTTGTTGCGGTACGGTTTTTTGAATTACCTTTTCTAAGGCACTCGTGGCCGATCCAAGGTCCGCATCTGGAGCGACATCTGCGAGAATCCGTACCACATTGGCTTGGTCGTACCTAAACAGTGCTGCAGGTAACTCAATAAAACGGGCTTGGACAAAGGTTGAGAGAGGTAACAGGCTTCCAGAAGTTGTGGGGATTTTTTGTGTTAAAAGTTTCTCGATGGTATCAATATTGCTGGTTTTAAGTACGATTGGTATAGATTCATTGATGCTTCTGAGTTCGGTGGTTTGTTTTCCACGTGCCGAAGCTTCCAGATAATAGGTTACTGTGGCAGCAGAAACCCCAAACCGAACAAGTGCCTCTCGGTTGAAGATCAGGGAATAAGCGGGAATATTTACGGCGTTTGCTTTCCGTACATTTTGGATAGCGGTTTCTTTCTTGAGGGCTTCGATGAGGGTGGGAATGATTTCTTCTGCATCGCTTCGCCGCTCTGTGCTTAGGTCTAAGTATAGGTCTGCATCGGTAGTGGTTAATATTTCATCTAACTCACTGGGTTGCGGTTCCACTTCCCATTGTGTATCGGAGGGTAGTTTTAATGTGTAAAGGTATTGGAGTACCCTCTTGGTTTCTTGGTCTTCGGGCAATAAAAAGGTAAGGTCTGCCTGATAGGGTGGTCGTGGGTCGGCGTCCAAACGGGTTTCGTCTCGTTCACCAAGATCGGATAAGATTCGTCGAATAGATTTAGAGGCATTGGAAAGGTTTTCAATCGTTTGTATCCGTTCTTCCAAAAGGGGAAGGTCGGCGTCTGCGGGTAGTGTAACCCGTGCGTGAATACGCCCCTGGTCGGTTTTGGGTACAATTTCACGGCCAAGCATCATGGCCATAAGCCCCGCGATTGCGAGAAACAACACACACCCGATAAGGACCTGTTTTTTATGGTTTAAGGACCACAAAAGAAAACGTTCATAACCTGCCATAAACCGTCCAAGTTGTACCTCGATAGCAGGAATTGGAAGTGGTTTGTTTTTTAAACGAGATCGGGTTTTTCTTCCCATTAAAAGGGGTACGACAAAGAGCGCCACCAATAATGATGCACTTAACGAGCAGATTACGGCCAATGACTGATCTCGGAATAAACGTCCGGCTAAGCCCTCTGCAAAGGTAATCGGAATAAAAACAACGAGATTGGTAAGGGTGGAGGAAATAATAGAAGGGGCTACTTCAGCCGTGCCCTGTAGTGCAGCATCGGACCAGCTTTTTCCTTCATCGTGCAGACGCATGATGTTTTCGATCACCACAATGGCATTGTCCAGAATCATCCCCACGCCCAATGCCAATCCTCCCAAGGAGATCAGGTTAAACGTGACTCCAAACACTTCAAAGAGTAGAAATGTTAGCAATAAAGAAAGTGGAATGGTAATTCCTACGGCCAGTAAAATCCGGCGTTTTCGTAAAAAGAGGAATAAAACAAGGGTTGCACATAGACCGCCATACCATAATGATTGGGTGACGCCGCCAATGGCATTTTCAATGAATGCCTTATCGTCCATCACTACATCCAACTGAATGCGGGGTAATTCTGTGGAAAGTTCTTTTAAGACTTTTTCTACCTCTTCTACTGCTGTAATGGTATTGGCATCGGGAGTACGTTCTACAAGCAATAAAAGGACTTCGGTTCCATCCAACCGGACGGCGCCGCGCCGGTCTGCGATGCTTTCACGGACGGAACCGACATCGGAAAGACGAATGGGGGTAGCACCCACGTGGGGGATTAGGGTTGCCCTAATATCTTCTAAATCTTTAAATTCCCCACTAATTTCTACTGCATATTGAAATGGCCCACGTCGTATTAAGCCGCCAGGCAGTGCGATATTGGCCGAGCGTAGGCCTTGTTCCAATTGTTCGAGTTGTATGCCATAGGCGGACATTTTCTCCACTTCTACCTGTATGTCAATTCTTCTATCGAAGCCCCCCGTTACTCGTACACGCGATATAGACTCCAACTGCTCGATTCTTCGTGCGATAATCTCTTTCCCTACTTGCTTTAAGCCCAATAAATTACCTGATTTCCCTCCTTTTTCGCTTAAGGCGATATGCATAATGGGGCGATCACTGGGGTCTATTCGCAGAACAATTGGCCGACCCGCTTCGGCTGGGATGGCCGCGCCCAATCGGTCTAACTGCTCCCTCACTTCCAGCATGGCCAAGTCTAAATTGGTGTTCCAGCCAAAGTCCAAACGGGTGATACTTCCTCCTAATTGGGCGCGTGATGTTATGCGTTTAAGGCCATTGGTTCCGGCAACGGCTTCCTCAATGGATTCGGTGATGCTTCGTTCCACACGTTCCGGCGGCACATCTGGGTAGGAAGTCCAAACCATGAGTGCCGGATAATGTAAGTTGGGCAACAACGCAACGGGAAGCCGCCACCAAGAGGCGATGGAGATAAGTATAAGTAACAAGAAGAGTGCGCTAATGGCAATGGGCCTACGAAAACTCCAGGCAATGATACTACGCAAGTTGTACGAAGATTAAGTTGAGTACAAGGGTATTTAATCGAAGATACAAACTCTAAAGGCATCTTCCTTCACTTATTTGTGGAAATGATTAGGGTTGACAACCCCTAAAATGAAGTTCTATGAAAAATTGTATTCATAGAAACGTGTTTTTAATCTGTTTATGTTGTACCTTGGGAAGTTCATTTATTCAAGGGGAAGCCTTTAAAAAAAGCGTTAAACATTAAACCTTCATGATTTTTAGACTGAAGAATAATCAAAAAGATAAATAATTATTTATCTTTAAAAGTTGATAATATTTATTTTAGATCGGATAAATTAACATAAATCACAACCTATTTTATGCTGATGCACGCAAAAGAATTTCTTTGGGAATTACTCCAAACAGCAAGTCCTTCGGGATTTGAAGCGCCCGGCCAACGGGTTTGGGCAAAATACACGCGCACATTCGCGGATCAGGTGGAAAATGATGCCTATGGCAATACCTGGGCCATCATAAAGGGCACTTCTTCGCAGCCTACGGTGATGCTGGAAGCCCACGCAGACGAAATTGGATTCATGATCCACCACATCACCTCGGATGGCTTGCTCTATGTACGGCGGGTAGGCGGTACCGATCATGCGATTGCACGTGGAAAACGGGTGGTTTTTGCAGGTGATTTGGGTGAGGTTGTGGGGGTAGTAGGCAATACGGCCATTCATATTCGAGATCGTGAAGGCGAAAAAGTGCCTAAAATACATGATTTATGGGTAGATATTGGGGCAGACACCAAGGACGAGGCCGAAGCCCGTGGATTGCGGATTGGGCAGGTGGGCGTTTATGTAGATGGGCCTTTGGAATTGACTCCCAATCGTATCATCGGACGTGCCTTAGATAACCGGATTGGGGGGTACATCATTGCGGAGGCCACGCGACGCCTTCAACTGGACAAAAAGCCTACCGCAACGGTGTATGCCCTTAATGCGGTACAAGAAGAAATAGGTGGAAATGGGGCTAAAATGGCAGCTTATCGGTTATATCCCACAGTTGCTTTGATAGTGGATGTGTGCCATGCTACCGATACCCCTGGTATCAATTCCTTGGAGCATGGCGAAGTAAAATTGGGTGCAGGGCCTACCCTCTCGCATGGCGGAGCCAACCATCCGCTGGTAGTGGGACGCCTCATGGAGGTCGCGCAAGCGGAAGGAATCTCCTTACAACACGAGGCCATCTCTCGCTATACGGGAACCGATACCGATGATATTT
This Bacteroidetes Order II. bacterium DNA region includes the following protein-coding sequences:
- a CDS encoding M42 family metallopeptidase is translated as MLMHAKEFLWELLQTASPSGFEAPGQRVWAKYTRTFADQVENDAYGNTWAIIKGTSSQPTVMLEAHADEIGFMIHHITSDGLLYVRRVGGTDHAIARGKRVVFAGDLGEVVGVVGNTAIHIRDREGEKVPKIHDLWVDIGADTKDEAEARGLRIGQVGVYVDGPLELTPNRIIGRALDNRIGGYIIAEATRRLQLDKKPTATVYALNAVQEEIGGNGAKMAAYRLYPTVALIVDVCHATDTPGINSLEHGEVKLGAGPTLSHGGANHPLVVGRLMEVAQAEGISLQHEAISRYTGTDTDDIFVAQSGIPSALISLPMRYMHSTIEMIDTRDVENIIRLMVGFVQSVKPEDRFVIKI
- a CDS encoding efflux RND transporter permease subunit — encoded protein: MRSIIAWSFRRPIAISALFLLLILISIASWWRLPVALLPNLHYPALMVWTSYPDVPPERVERSITESIEEAVAGTNGLKRITSRAQLGGSITRLDFGWNTNLDLAMLEVREQLDRLGAAIPAEAGRPIVLRIDPSDRPIMHIALSEKGGKSGNLLGLKQVGKEIIARRIEQLESISRVRVTGGFDRRIDIQVEVEKMSAYGIQLEQLEQGLRSANIALPGGLIRRGPFQYAVEISGEFKDLEDIRATLIPHVGATPIRLSDVGSVRESIADRRGAVRLDGTEVLLLLVERTPDANTITAVEEVEKVLKELSTELPRIQLDVVMDDKAFIENAIGGVTQSLWYGGLCATLVLFLFLRKRRILLAVGITIPLSLLLTFLLFEVFGVTFNLISLGGLALGVGMILDNAIVVIENIMRLHDEGKSWSDAALQGTAEVAPSIISSTLTNLVVFIPITFAEGLAGRLFRDQSLAVICSLSASLLVALFVVPLLMGRKTRSRLKNKPLPIPAIEVQLGRFMAGYERFLLWSLNHKKQVLIGCVLFLAIAGLMAMMLGREIVPKTDQGRIHARVTLPADADLPLLEERIQTIENLSNASKSIRRILSDLGERDETRLDADPRPPYQADLTFLLPEDQETKRVLQYLYTLKLPSDTQWEVEPQPSELDEILTTTDADLYLDLSTERRSDAEEIIPTLIEALKKETAIQNVRKANAVNIPAYSLIFNREALVRFGVSAATVTYYLEASARGKQTTELRSINESIPIVLKTSNIDTIEKLLTQKIPTTSGSLLPLSTFVQARFIELPAALFRYDQANVVRILADVAPDADLGSATSALEKVIQKTVPQQIKADVHGGNEAFLSSLQALIWSLLFSFVLVYLILVAEFENLKQPLIIMTVVPLAIAGVILTLWLTGQTINLMSLTGCIVLVGIVDNDAILKIDFINYARQQGHDTRTAILLAGRYRARPIIINTITAVLGMLPSAFDVGQGVELRMPLAISIAGGLTIATVLTLFVVPVLYESLTKK